The Archangium primigenium genomic interval AGCCTGGACGGCGCGGCCTTCACGCCCTGTCCGGCCGATGGCGTCTTCCCGGGGCTCGGGGACGGCGCGCACTCGCTCCAGGTGCGCTCCGAGGACCGCGCCGGCAACGTGGGCCAGCCCACCACCCAGAACTTCCGGGTCACCGTGGAGGACCTCGCGCTGTTCGGCGATGGCGTCGGGTGCTCGGCCACGGGCCGTGACGGCTCGCTGCTCGTGCTCTCGCTGGGCGCGCTCGTCCTGGGCCTGCGCCGTCGCGGCGGATCCGCGCGCTGAGCATGCGGCCGGCGACGCCCGCGGATGCCGCCGTCGTCGTGCGCCTCATGTGCACGGCGATCGGCGACATCGCGCACACCCTGTCCGGCACCCGGGACAAGGCCGAGACCCTGCGGGTGCTCGAGGCCTTCTTCACCCAGCCGGGCAACCGCGTGAGCCACGAGCACGTGTCGGTGCTTGAAGAGGACGGGCGGGTAGTCGGCTTCTTGTCGGCCTACCATGGCGCGGACATCCCCCGGCTGGACCAGCCCTTCATCGATCGGCTGCTCGCGCGGGGGCAGGATCCGAGCGGCGTCGTGCCCGAGGCCCGGGCGGACGAGTACTATCTGGATTCGCTCGCCGTGGACGCGCGTTATCAAGGGCGAGGCCTCGGCTCCTTCCTGCTCGATGCCTTTGAACGAAAGGCCCGGGCCCTGGGCCACCCGAAGTTGCTCTTGTTGGTGGACCAGGAGAACACGAAGGCCCGGCGGCTGTACGAGCGGAGGGACTACCGCGCGGATGGCGCGTTGGTCCTCGGCGGCCATGTGTTCGATCGGATGGTCAAGGATGGCCTGGGGGCTTGAAATCAAGGAAAATAGGCGGTTAACACGGAGGGGCCCATCCCGAGCCTTCATCCACGCCCGGTCCTCCATCCGGGATGAGCGAGGTTTTCCCCGTTCGAATCGACCCGTCCAGACGCGCGCATGACTCCTTCCTCTCCGCCCCTCGCGGTTCCCGCCGACACCCGGACCGACGACGTCCCGCCCGACGAGCTCGAGGCGGCCTTGCGGCGTGAGGGGGCGGCGCGTCTGGCCGCGGAGCAGGCCCTGGGTCGCGAGTACGCGGCACGCACCGAGCGTGAGGCGAACCTGCTGGCGACGCTCGCCGCCGCGCGCATGGGCACCTGGCGCATGGACGCGTACACCGGCCAGGTGACGTGGGACGCCGCGCTCAACGAATTGCTGGGGCTGCCGGCGGTGTCCGGCTCGGGGCCCACGCCCGGGTGGCGCCGGTGGGTGCACCCCGAGGACGAGGGCCGGGTCGACGCCGAGCTGCGGCGGGCCCTGCGCGAGGCGAGCGGCTTCTCGCTGGACTACCGGATCGTCCGGCCCGACGGCGGGGTGCGCTGGATGCGCGACCGGGGCGGCGTGCTGTTCGGCGAGGATGGCACCCCGCGCTACCTCACGGGCGTGGCCTCGGACATCTCCGCCGACAAGCAGGCCGAGCAGGACGCCCTGGTCCACGCGGACCTGGATCAGCGGCTCATCGGCATCGTCTCGCACGACCTGCGCAATCCCCTGAGCGCCATCATCATGGGGGCGCACATGCTGATGCACCGGGTGAAGGAGGACGCCAAGTCCCGCCAGGTGGTGACGCACCTGCTGTCGAGCGCCGAGCGCTGCCATCGCATGGTGCGCGACCTGCTCGACTACACCCAGGCGGAGCTCGGCGGGGGCATCCGCATCGAGTCCCGGCCGCTCGACTTCCACGCGCTCGTCGCGCAGGCGGTCCAGGAGGTGCGCCTGAGCTTCGGTCCGGACCGCGACTTCCACGTCCGGCACGAGGGGGACGCCACCGGCGAGTGGGACGCGGATCGCCTCACCCAGGTCATCACCAACCTGGTGTGCAACGCGGTGAACTACAGCCCCGAGAACACCCCCATCGAGGTCACCTCCTCGGGGGACGACACGCACGTGGTCTTCTCGGTGCGCAACCAGGGCGAGCCCATTCCCCTGGAGCTGCGCACCCGCATCTTCGAGCCCATGACGCGGGGGCTCTCCCGCGGCGCCCAGGTCAGCCGGGGCGTGGGGCTGGGGCTGTACATCGTCAAGCACCTGGTGGACGCGCACGAGGGCCGCGTGGACGTGGAGTCCTCCGAGGCCCAGGGCACGTGCTTCTCCATCCGGCTGCCGCGTCAGCGCACCGCGCGGCGGCCGTGAGGGCGCCGAGGGCTCAGGGGCCCGTCTGCACGCCGAAGTGCTCGGTCCCCCGGGGCGTGCGGCCGTAGGCCTCGCCCGGAGCCAGGGGCGCGAGCCACAGCAGATCCAGCGCCACCATCCCGTCGGCCGCGTACAGCGAGAGCTCGGGGGCCTTGGGATCCAGGAGGGCGCCCAGGTGCTCGGGGCCCACGGCGTCCTGGTGGAACGTCACCACCTCGCCCGGGGCGAGCATGCGCGCGGGCAGGGTCCACTGGCCGGGCACGCGGGTGAATCCGGAGAGCTGCAGGCCGCCCAATTCCTGGGGCTGGGTGCTCCGGTTGTAGAGCTGCACCCAGAAGGTGCCCGAGGCGTCGCGGCCCACGCGGTCGATGACGAGCGCGGTGTTGCCGTGCTGCTCCAGGTCGCGCAGGTGCTCCAGCAGCCAGGCGCGGCGCTCGCGCACGTAGCGGCGCAGGTACTCGACGCTGCGCGCGACGTGGTCCCGGCTGACGTAGGGATCCTTCGTGTGGCCGGAGGCGTCCGGGGTGATGAAGGGCGCGAGCAGGGCGTGCTGGGCCTCCACGCGCTTGCCGATGTTCTCCTCGGTGAACCACGTGTCCAGGAGCTGGCGCAGTCGGGCGGCGTAGCGCGCGCGCAGCGTGGGGTCATCGTAGATGCGCGTGGAGAGCGTGCTCCAGCCGGGCTTCATGTCCTCCATGCCGGGGAACTGACGGCGCTCGGCGGCGAGCACGTACACGCGCGGATCGTAGGGCGTGAAGCTGAAGAGCGGGTGGGCCCGCTTGACGCCCTGGATGACGGGGTTGGTGCGGTTGTAGAGCGAGAGGGCGTTGTTCAGGTCCCACGGCACGAACGTCCACTTCTGGGTCGCGCGGTCGTAGACGAGGTAGCTCCGGGTGTCGCCCTGGAGATCCTGGGCGATGAGCGTCTCCATGGCGAGCCAGGTGAGGTAGTCGTCCAGCTCCAGCGTGCGCTCGAGCAGGGCGGGCAGCGCGTGCGGCGGCGTCTTCTGCAACTCCTCGAGGAACGCCCACAGCTCGGTCCAGGGCTGGGTCTCGTTCGTCTTCTTGTCCCAGGGCTCCTGGTACTCCTCCTGGGGCGGCGGGCGCAGCTCCCCGTCGTGCATGCCGGCGCGGTACAGGTCGCTGTCCGCGTCGAACCCGTGGGCCTTGAGGAAGTCCTTGTTCACGGACTCCAGCTCCGTGAACACGCCCTCGTAGCGGGTGATGACGGTGCCGTCGGGCTGCCGCAGGTGGAGCTTCACGTGGGCATAGCGGGCCGTGGACGCGCGCAGGCCGAGGCTCGCCGCCATGTCGAACCACAGCTTCTCGGTGAGGTATCCGCTGTCCTTCCACGTGGCGAGCAACTCGATGTTCTTCTTGCCCTCGAAGCGGTCCGCCTTGTCGAACTTCACGTCCCAGGACTTCTTCACGATGCGCGGGTCCGTCTTGGTGGACCGCCCGCGGAAGCTCAGCTCCGCCGTGTACTCGCGGCCCTCGCGGATGAAGCGTCCCTTCACGCTGAAGTCCTTGGACGGTGGATCGTGGATGTGCGCGTGAAGGGCGTCGTAGTCCGCTTGGCTCAGGTTCAGCTCATAGACGGGTAAGGTGGTCTGCAGGGCGGGCCAGCGGGGAGATTCGGGCGTGGGCCGGGGCTCGGGCGGCGTGACCGGATTGGACGG includes:
- a CDS encoding GNAT family N-acetyltransferase; its protein translation is MRPATPADAAVVVRLMCTAIGDIAHTLSGTRDKAETLRVLEAFFTQPGNRVSHEHVSVLEEDGRVVGFLSAYHGADIPRLDQPFIDRLLARGQDPSGVVPEARADEYYLDSLAVDARYQGRGLGSFLLDAFERKARALGHPKLLLLVDQENTKARRLYERRDYRADGALVLGGHVFDRMVKDGLGA
- a CDS encoding sensor histidine kinase, translated to MTPSSPPLAVPADTRTDDVPPDELEAALRREGAARLAAEQALGREYAARTEREANLLATLAAARMGTWRMDAYTGQVTWDAALNELLGLPAVSGSGPTPGWRRWVHPEDEGRVDAELRRALREASGFSLDYRIVRPDGGVRWMRDRGGVLFGEDGTPRYLTGVASDISADKQAEQDALVHADLDQRLIGIVSHDLRNPLSAIIMGAHMLMHRVKEDAKSRQVVTHLLSSAERCHRMVRDLLDYTQAELGGGIRIESRPLDFHALVAQAVQEVRLSFGPDRDFHVRHEGDATGEWDADRLTQVITNLVCNAVNYSPENTPIEVTSSGDDTHVVFSVRNQGEPIPLELRTRIFEPMTRGLSRGAQVSRGVGLGLYIVKHLVDAHEGRVDVESSEAQGTCFSIRLPRQRTARRP
- a CDS encoding CotH kinase family protein yields the protein MRIPLLAGLMLLTSACGGPTGQSEPRFPAPGVSDVAPGTPGTPPRGPDETRPPSGPQQEELPSNPVTPPEPRPTPESPRWPALQTTLPVYELNLSQADYDALHAHIHDPPSKDFSVKGRFIREGREYTAELSFRGRSTKTDPRIVKKSWDVKFDKADRFEGKKNIELLATWKDSGYLTEKLWFDMAASLGLRASTARYAHVKLHLRQPDGTVITRYEGVFTELESVNKDFLKAHGFDADSDLYRAGMHDGELRPPPQEEYQEPWDKKTNETQPWTELWAFLEELQKTPPHALPALLERTLELDDYLTWLAMETLIAQDLQGDTRSYLVYDRATQKWTFVPWDLNNALSLYNRTNPVIQGVKRAHPLFSFTPYDPRVYVLAAERRQFPGMEDMKPGWSTLSTRIYDDPTLRARYAARLRQLLDTWFTEENIGKRVEAQHALLAPFITPDASGHTKDPYVSRDHVARSVEYLRRYVRERRAWLLEHLRDLEQHGNTALVIDRVGRDASGTFWVQLYNRSTQPQELGGLQLSGFTRVPGQWTLPARMLAPGEVVTFHQDAVGPEHLGALLDPKAPELSLYAADGMVALDLLWLAPLAPGEAYGRTPRGTEHFGVQTGP